The segment CGGGCCCTGGCACACGGAGGCGGTGTGCCGCAGGGACGAGGCGGGTCTGTTCTTCGCACCGTCCAAGGAGCCGACCGCGGCCCGGCTGGCCCGCGAGGAGGCGGCCAAGCGGGTCTGCGCCCGCTGTCCGGTGATGGTCGCCTGCCGGGAGCACGCGCTGCTCCAGCCCGAGCCGTACGGGGTCTGGGGCGGGCTGACCGCCGCCGAGCGGCGGGTGGTGCTGGGCCGCAGGCGGCGCCGCGCCGCCGAACTGCTGCCGGGCGCGCCCGGACCGGTCGCCGCCGCGGGCTGAGCCGCGGGCCGTGCAGGCCGTAGGAGACGACGAAGGGGTGTCCGGCGGATCAGGGCCGGACAGCCCGCGCCGCCGGGCGTCCCGGGCCCGGCCCTGATCCGCCGGACACCACTGCTGACACGACTGAGGGGCGGTCCCCCCGCACGGGGACCGCCCCTCAGTGGTGCCGTCACCGGCGGTGTTGGCTCCTACTGGGCGCGGCCCAGGGAGATGCCGCTGTAGGCGCGCAGCTTCGACAGGCGGTGCGTGGAGTCGATCTGGCGGATCGTGCCCGACTTCGAGCGCATGACCAGCGAGGAGGTGGTCGCGGTCTCCGAGCGGTAGTGGACGCCGCGCAGCAGCTCGCCGTCCGTGATGCCGGTGGCGACGAAGAAGACGTTCTCGCCGGACACCAGGTCGTTGGTGGTCAGGACGCGGTCGAGGTCGTGGCCCGCGTCGATGGCCTTCTGGCGTTCGGCCTCGTCCTTGGGCCAGAGCTTGCCCTGGATGGTGCCGCCGAGGCACTTTATGGCGCACGCCGAGATGATGCCCTCGGGCGTGCCGCCGATGCCCATGAGCAGGTCCACGCCGGTGCCCTCGCGCACCGCCATGACCGAGCCGGCGACGTCGCCGTCGGAGATGAACTTGATCCGGGCGCCGGTCTCGCGGATCTCCTTGACGATGCCCTCGTGGCGGGGGCGGTCCAGGATGACGACGGTGACGTCCTCGGGGGCGATGCTCTTGGCCTTGGCGACCCGGCG is part of the Streptomyces katrae genome and harbors:
- a CDS encoding WhiB family transcriptional regulator codes for the protein MPHPPHQSLQAAAVQSLLTRPAAVPKPRVPAREEGDGPWHTEAVCRRDEAGLFFAPSKEPTAARLAREEAAKRVCARCPVMVACREHALLQPEPYGVWGGLTAAERRVVLGRRRRRAAELLPGAPGPVAAAG
- the glpX gene encoding class II fructose-bisphosphatase, producing the protein MTEHNLPPQLEVAPDSPDRNLALELVRVTEAAALAAGRWVGRGDKIGADGAAVNAMRTLISTVSMNGVVVIGEGEKDEAPMLFNGEHVGDGTGAEVDIAVDPIDGTTLNAKGMPNAIAVLAAADRGTMFDPSAVFYMDKLVTGPEAADFVDINAPVSVNIRRVAKAKSIAPEDVTVVILDRPRHEGIVKEIRETGARIKFISDGDVAGSVMAVREGTGVDLLMGIGGTPEGIISACAIKCLGGTIQGKLWPKDEAERQKAIDAGHDLDRVLTTNDLVSGENVFFVATGITDGELLRGVHYRSETATTSSLVMRSKSGTIRQIDSTHRLSKLRAYSGISLGRAQ